ggatcctctagtagtctgatgggccagtccaaccctggcaCCGTGTATACAGAGACTATTCAGAAACAAAAACTAGAAATGTCAGCCGGATAAAACGTCCAATTTATACTATTTTCTGAAGGCTGTTATTACCTTTGTATGACACTAAAAAGCATGTCAAACAAAGGCCTAAGGCAGAGAACTGTAGAAAAGTTGATTCGTTACCAGCAGAAACTTTTAGATATGTAGAACGATGACCTTTACAGACCAACTGTGAACAGTAAGTTGCTTAGAAAGTGGCTTCTTTGTGTGACCAGCTTTAGATCATAGTACAAAAAGTAGATATAGACCCACCACctaattaaagattttttccccATCTAATTTGATAATatctatatgtaatttattataaGTTAAGAAGTTATTGAAGATACTATTGCTGTCTATAATCCACGGTAACCACATAAACTACTACTGTCATCACGTAGCATTATTTGACTATGCCCCCCTCCTCCCAACTTGCAAATGAtacttctgcatctgtttcaggtATCAGGAATTGTTAGGCAAGTACACTTAACCACCCTTAAACACATTTAAACACCTACCTTTAGGGCATGGGTTTGTGGCCATTGTGCATTTCCTCTTCTCTGTAGTAGGTGGACAGAGAGATTCGCCTCCTAGTGGTGCCTTTAGAACCTTCCTACTTCTTTCTTCAAATCCAttttttcttccacatttttttcctttaggAGTACATGGACTCCATGGTCCCCATTCACTCATTTCACATTGTGCTGAAACACAAAAGTTAATTTCTGTTTCaagaaataaaaactgtaaaggCTGACAACACAAAAGACAATAAAAAGTGTTGGACAGAGTTGGATCAGAATGTAAAATTATAATTATTTCTAACTATTTGTGCTATAATCCTTCCTGCTCATAGATCCCTTCTCAACAAACACTGACAAATTAAACATCGCACTCAGCCAGCCAAAATCCTACtgtgtactgatgaggggcaaacactctgaaacagctgtctatgaatggatatttggcttggttATTTTCACTTGTCATGTTGGGCTTCTTAAAAGGTCGGACTTTGACTCAAAGGGAGCCTCTTCCAAAAGGGGGCGcaagcgagatggttctcttttccTGGCAGATACCTCTTAGCATTTTAGAGTaaggcaataaatatatataccatAAAGTATATACACAGTTGAgttacattattatgaccaccagctaatatccagagtaactgccACGTGTAGCATGGACAGCTAGCTGGCCTGGAGTAACTCAATAAGGTAGGTTGTcaaaggtatctggagccatgcggACTGCAGtccatcccacagctgctggaggatgtgtgagggaggatccatagagcgaacatGATTATCGAGATGGTCTCACAGATGCCCAATCGGGTTCAATCTAGgaaattagggggccagggtagtacttaaGTTTTGATCATACTCTTCTAACCAATGCTggacatttctagctgtgtgacatgttacattgtcttgctggaagatgccATCCACCTcaaggaagacaatcagcatgtatgagtgtacatgatctgcaaggataGATTCATACCCCAATCAGTTGAGTGTCTTCCATATGGATGAGTGGGCCTAAAACCCAAAGggttgttctctgatgtttctcacctgacatgCCAACCTTCATCCATTCGATAGAGCAGAAATTGTGTCTCATCAGAGAGAACAACCCTTTGCtaatcagcagaggtccaattccGATGTAACTTCATAAGCAGAGGTGCATTGGCCATTCATCTGCTTCATTGGCCATTCATCTGCTTCTGAGCCCCATAAGCAGTAGGGTTTGCTGAACTGTTGATTTAGAcacatgtctggttcattttggcagtaagctgctccactgtagtgttTTGGTCAGCCCCCGAACAGCTTCTTAGCCAACATTAACCTTTCACATCAATGGGACCTGGTGCTTCACAGTTTCCATGTCATTTATTCGCAATGGTCTCATTTGTCCCCTCACTATACACTTTTACCACAGCAGCATGCAAACAATTCACAAACTGGGCAGTTTCAGAATTACTGTCACCCTTGGTCCCAAGGCCAATAATTATCCATTTTTGAAACTCTGATAATCACCCCATTTACCTCTGACAGCAACGAGGAATgtatgtgcagacagcctatcgcacaccttGTAACGACCAAGCCAGGTCATGACACGTGATTTCCTACATGCTGCCGACATCAAAAGTAGGAAGTTGtaataataatgtgacttgactatgtattttttttaaacatatgcaaCTGTACAGACATGCAGTTACCTATGTCTGGAGCATGTATTTTGGTGAAACTTTGTAAAGTTGTACTTATATTAGACTTACCGGAGCTGCATTCCTTTGTGCCGTTTGCTGCAATAAATCCATCTGGACAGGTGGAGTAACATACTCCTTTATGTAAGTAGAAACCATCATTACAATTTGTGCAAAATGTCTTGCTGAAGCATTCCTCACAGTTAGTCATTTTGCATCCTAgaaaaatgaataataataattgtcaatGAATAACAATAATCCAATTCATAACTTCCATATGTTTGAATATCATGTATCTGTAGATTCTaaatatctggatgcatctttttTGTGGTTACAGGAGTATTCTGTTTCCAGCAAATAATAGTTATTTATAGCATAATGAAAGGTTATACAATTTTCCAATGTACTTTCTGTATCACTGCTTTCATTGCTGTCATTCAACCAGAACCTTCATTGCTTACTTCCAGTGGATGCAGAACTGCCCTGGTCATGTGGTGGACAACTGCATGGCTTGTTATAAGGCACACCTCTGATAACTGAACAGTTCTTCACCAGCGTGTGCGTTacatgaccaggacagatttATATCCCTTTGGTAACACTGAAAATGTGGTTCCCCATACGCTCCTTGGCCATTTATTTTCATATTAAAAAAGGATGGCAGATGTAAGACATATTTTAATAGATTACAAAAGCAAGGAGGCATTAAAGGCATTAGCcgaatattttatatattatagcAAAGTGCAGGCAGActgataaagtaaaataaatcagCCTTACAGTCCATTTCCTAGCCACTGCCATTCCAGTGCTGCCACTCTATCCTGTTTTGCTGGCTGCAACCCATGCCATGACATCCTATTTTGGCAGCAGTGGTGATGTCCCAGACATCGCTCTAACCAATTACTCTCCTCAGTGTTGTACGGCACAAGACTgttaaggccagtgattggctgcagtggtataTGGGACATCACTGCTGCACCCAAAACAGtatgtcattggctgcagcacagAAAAGAGGATGGGGCAGGAGTGCTGTAGAGGAGGGGTCTGGGAAGGTTGTTTATCAACCTGTCTGCAgtttcctaaaataaaaaaaacatacttggacaatccctttaagcagacTCAATATTCTTTAATCAGGCTGGGTCTACTTGTACCTTTCCTGTGTGGCCATGATATATCCAATAGCTGCTCATTTATTGATTATAGAAATTGAGCTGTGGAAAAGGTTTAGGGGATAGCAAAAGGAGCACTGAAGCTGGCTCCAGGAGCAACCTGAGTATGAAGATGAAAACATGCTCCAGTAATCAGGCAAGAGACTTATTTACATTGAGTGCTCTGCTTTACAAAACCATGCCACTAATAAATCAGAAGCCAACCAGTCCTCCCTACCCTTTATTCTGCAACATAAGTGCAGGGGAGAAAAGGTAAGCTGAAAGCCATACGCTTGAGACAGGCTAACCTCGTTCAGCTTACAGCAGTACAGCACAGGAGCCTGGACAATACCAACTAACCCCTTGTTATGCCTTAGACCACTAGGGGTTGTTTGGCCGACAGCTACTCCTTCTGACCCTCCTTCCCCAATAACATGCTCTAAGGAAAAGGGAGTAAGTCGCTGTTGGCTTATTGTCCTTGAGAAGAAATTATTGGGCATGATGAAATTCAACATGCCAGACTATTCTTTACTCTGACATCTGGCATTAGAAGAGCGTCAGGATTccatcatacacattagatgatcaGCAAGTCCCACCAAAATTGGCAGGTTTGGCTGACATTCTTCTAATGTATATAGTAACATTTATACACCAAATAGAATGAAAAGTCTAACACTTGATGGGAAATTATCTTTTGCATAAAAACATCAgtttattaaaaatccattaAGAACACATGACATGGGGCCATGGGTCAATCTGCTGACATGTTTCGAACCTAGCTGCAAAAGTTCTTACTCGTAGACTTGAGGATAACTATAAGTAAGAACCTGCAGCCAGGTTCAAAATACGTCAGCAGATTGGGGCTCTGTGTCATGTATTTTTAATGGATCTTCAATAAACAGACGTTTTTGTGCAAATAATATTTTCCCCTCAAGTGCTGGTGACTTTTCTTCTTATTTGGTTGATTACTACGTGTGGCCAATATGGGGTTTCATGGACACTGGGTGGAATCATATGCAATTGGGCTTGCTATGTACTATTACGGTTGGCtgggaaaaaaaagcatttttgtatATAGCAACCTTTATAGACTACCAAAAAACCTGTTAATATGTAACTATGACATAGCAAATGGTCCCTTTATTTAGATGGCTGGTTTTGCCCTTCAAGTGATGGACAATAGCAGTTGGTTTCTTAACCTTAATATACCCAATAAGAACATAGAAAATCACTCAtgataaatatgacatttctataCTTTTATTTAAGGGTACGGCCATACATCTAGGTTTcttcatgcagttttggaagctaaaaccaggagtgaataaaaagaaaacaaGAGAAGTCATATCTttatactttctttttttatgatccacttctgatcTTGGCTTCAGAAACTGCCTCAGGAAACCTAATCCTGTGGCCGTACCCTGACGGTCAACTTACTCATGCACTTGCTAATATCCCGATTCCGATCACCATAGTAGCCTTTAGGGCAGGATTGCAAACAGACCCCAGTTTGTCGTATGTCATTTCTTTCCAAAAGGATAAAAAGCTTAGGTAAGCACTTGACACAACCATTAAACTCGGAACAAGCCTCACAGCCTTTGGTGCAGCTTTGGCTTACGTCTGTACTTCCTGTTGAAAGAAAGATTTCAGTAGAAAATCACTTAATTTGTAAAAAGTATTATCTTaatttaaagccttttttttctgggatcattttatatatatttttttaatatggaaTCATTGTGGTATACATCATAGGTTTGTTCATTGTATTTATTCCTATGTTCCTCTATATACAAAGCAGCAATGCAAAGAAACTGTGATGATGTGAACCATAGCTAGCTCTATCCCAATAATTATGCTTTCTGTTGCAAGAACTTTATAAAGTCCATTATTTAAAATATTTACTATGTGAGGGCTTATGCTCTGAGCTGGCCATCACTAGGTGATCAGTCGGCATCTGACACTCCgtacccctgacgatcagctgtttgggtgtaGCTCCGTTGCTGGAAGTTGGCATCAGAACCACAGAGCTCTGACAACCTTGACATCCCACACGatcattaaaagaaaaaaacaaatgcCATTGAGATGATTTCCTGGTTGGTATGGATTTAAAGGAGCAAGTACCAATCACTCACTTCTACCATTTGCAAAAAGTACCCTTTGCAGAAGAAGAATCCATAAAGTTTTGAAGAATTGTACAACCATCTCCATAATACAAAGTGAGCAGATTTAATGATCCGGTCTAATATTTAGACAGTATAGTAtatgccagatttatcactgtggcTCAGGAAGGATGATAAAGTCTAGTCTAAGTTCATACCACTCTTTGGTTGGCTTTCTTTGCACCATAATTCTGCTGCACATCCTCAAATATTAAGACTTGCCCCTTTCTAGCAAGCCACATAGCTTAAGGTTTTTATTTAAGGGTATTAATTAAGGTTTATTCACCAACTTAAAATGCGAtgttttgcccatagcaaccaatcagattccatctttcattttccaaaaggagcAGTCCTGAATGAACAGTGGAATCGGATTGGTTTCTATGTGCGAAACgtcgtccatagcaaccaattaagccagttctactttacaccagtttgataaatttcacCCAGAGTGCTCCAGTTTTCTTCGTCATAGTATCTGCGGGGACCTCCATGGTAAGGCCCAACACTGCCTGCACCACCATTTATATTGAACTTCTACCACAAGGTTAACAGTCTGGTAGAGCTGCTGTTACTTTGCTTTCTGTATGTATTGACTGTTATATTTGTagatattgtgtaaaacgtacagtATGTCTACTAGTCAAGGTATAGTATAAACCTCGATTTCAGTGTGCCCAGGTCTAGAATGCTGCAACGTATGGCGAACTGGTGGCGCCTCTGCATGTAAATTACCCCAGTTCATACTACTTTTACATTTAAGTAAAACATAAATGTGATGAAACATATGGTGACgagggtatatactgtatatattcacCTAGTAACTGTTAATTAATTATTACTGCTGTAGACcttgaaattcagaacaataaaattTATCATGTTCGGCAGTGTCAGGTATTGTCATTATAAGCAGCAGTTTGTCTTATGTGTCTGTGGTGACTATGGTTTCACAAAAATGCCGAA
This is a stretch of genomic DNA from Bufo gargarizans isolate SCDJY-AF-19 chromosome 3, ASM1485885v1, whole genome shotgun sequence. It encodes these proteins:
- the RSPO1 gene encoding R-spondin-1, giving the protein MQFGLFTVLVLILMDIAESSKVLKGRRHRRSTDVSQSCTKGCEACSEFNGCVKCLPKLFILLERNDIRQTGVCLQSCPKGYYGDRNRDISKCMRCKMTNCEECFSKTFCTNCNDGFYLHKGVCYSTCPDGFIAANGTKECSSAQCEMSEWGPWSPCTPKGKKCGRKNGFEERSRKVLKAPLGGESLCPPTTEKRKCTMATNPCPKGKSRNNNGKGNKNKNQNTGKGNKKKKKQQRVTSMPITPSVPTK